Within the Gracilinema caldarium DSM 7334 genome, the region GAGCAGGGTCGCCAGGACATCATCCAGATGATGTCCCAGAGCTATTTTGTTAAATCCATGGGCCATAGCATACCGTAAAAGTTCAGTCCGCCGTTGGGTGGAACACCAATAACAGCTCATCCGCTGGCCGGGTTTAAGGCGCTCCACAATTGGCACCTCCATGGTATAAAGCGGTATGCCCCATTCCTCGTACAGTGCGGCCAAGCGCTGGGCCGCCGCCCCTGGCATACCACCCCCCGGCACGTCACTGGCAATTCGCAATGCTTCTATTTCAAAGGCCGGGGCGTTCCACTTTTTGCGGCGGCCCAGCGCCCAGGCTAAGGTGGTAGAATCCTTGCCACCGGAAGCACCGAGTAAAATCCTGTCCCCCGCTTCCAACAGGCGGTAATCGAGGACAGCCTTGGCTATCAGTTTTTCGATATGAGTCAGGGCCATAAGAGAAAGCGGACCTCCTGGGCAACTTCCCGATGCAGGGCTTCCAGACTTTCTGGAGCACCATAACGAATATAAAAATGCATCTTTGAATGGAAGATATATACCATAATGTCCGCAATAAGTCGACGCTTTTCCTGAGTAAATCTCTCAAGTTTTTCTAATTCTGTAAGAAGCAACGCATAAGCGGGATGAAAAAAGTGATGCCCGTCTCGTTTAATAAAGTAACGAAAATCTATTTCTGTTGAAAGAAATGGCTCATATCGGTTAGGGTTCCTACCATTATATTCAATCATTAAGAAAGCCAAAGCTAATATTCGGTCTTCTATTGATTTATGTTTAGTTATTCTTTTTTCGAAAGGAATTACTAAATCTGCAGGAAAAGGGCTGTAAGCATGACCTGGTTCATAGGGTAACCAAAAACGAAAATTCGGGAATTGCCCAGCAAGAACAGCATTAAGATTGTCTGCGACCCATTGAGCGCATTCTTTTGCAAGCTCTTCCACCGCTTCACAAATAAGAGCATTCTGGTTTTCAAAATAGTTATAAATACTTGCATAGGAATAAGCAGCCCGCTCCCCTACTTTCTTGCTAGTTACTGCCGAAACACCTTCGGTAACAATAATGTCCTTTGCCGCATCCAGAAAATATCGCCGGATCCGTTCTTTATGAATATCCTTATAACCCATGAGTATAGTATATATTTTGTTGACGGATTTGGCAAATGGGTTTAAAATATTTAATATCATTCAGAATATGAATGATATTAGATTTCTGACCATGGGCACTCACATTGAACCTGAGGTCAGGTCAAATTTGCTAGGAGAAATGAGGATGGATAAGTCCAGTGTTATTTTCGGCAATCCTATAGCGCCAGGGATTGTCCAAAAGGCAGAACGGCAGAAAACTGCCTACATCAAAAAATTCGGAGATGATACCCAAAAGGAATTTCGTTTAGTATCCCGGAAGGTTGACAGTCTTGAGCCTATGGGAATTGAGCAATTGATGGTTCAGGATACCAGTATTACTGTAGAGGGAGACTGGAAACAAAGCAACCTTGCTTCAGATCCGAATGCCCTTGTGGTAGGAAATATCCGGATGGGTTTTGGACATTACCGAATTTCTATTGCAATTGCCAGTGCTGCTCGAGCCCTAGGTAAAAATCCATACTGGTTCGACCTGCATTCTTTTAAGGATACTACCGGAGGAAAAATTATTGCCCATCTCAATAGTCTCTACTCCCTGGGATCCCGCTTATCACAGAAATATGCACTTTTTAACAGCCTATATTGGGAGCCTCTAAATTCAGAGGGTTTCAGGAAGCTGAGTTACAATGCGGCGGATCAAAAAATAACTGAGCTTATGGCTACTCCCTGCAAACTGCTTCCAAAACAGGTTCCTTATGTAGCAACCCATGTATGGCCCGCCCAGGCAGCGATACACAGCGGTATGGAACGGGTCGTCAACGTTATCCCCGATAACTGGCCTATGGCTTTACACCTCTCCGAAGGAGCAATCCATTGCGTACAATCTCCCTCCGCCTGGTTTGGCTACAAAATGTTACGGGGTATGGCTGGTAAAAACATACCTCGCTTTATGGATCCTGGAAGCCTTGTCTACACTGGTCATTACATTGACCATGAGCTGGTTGCCAATCTAGAACAGGATACAGCGGAACGCTTAAAACGTCTGGCAACCTTACAGCCCCTACGGATACTCCTCTCTGTCGGCGGTGCAGGGGCACAGCGGGAACTCTATGCCAGGCTCATCCGGGCACTTCTTCCTCTCGAAAAGCGTGGTAAGGTTGCCATACTCATTAATGTGGGGGACCATCAATCGGTTTTGAGTGGTCTTCTTTCTGACATTCCCGAACTCCAAGCAGCCACGAAATACATCAACCATTGGAGCGATACCCGGACCTTCGCAAAACAAGCCCTGCAGAATTCGATTTCGGGCATCCATCTTTTTATGCATTCCGACATTTTCCAGGCTGTTTACACCACGAACATCCTCATGCGCGCCAGTGACCTCCTCGTGACTAAGCCAAGTGAATTAGCCTTCTATCCAGTACCGAAACTACTGGTCCGACGGGTTGGAGGACATGAAGCATGGGGCGCAATTCGGTCAGCTGAATTGGGTGACGGCACCTTTGAATGTAGTGATCCCAGAGAGGCGGAGATCATGCTCAAATTTCTAGTCGAAGACTACGAGGGGTTACATTTGATGAATTCCTGCATCCTATCCGCCAATAAAACGGGACTCTATTCGGGAGCCTACCGGGCAGTTGAATTAGCAGGGCAAGGAGGAACAAAATGAGTAACAGAACTAGTACTGCACAGGTTCACACCGTGGAGTCACTCCCCTTCGGGAAAAAAATCGTCTATGCATTAGGCCAGCTTGGATGGTCATTAGCAAGCTATGGGGCGGCTAATTTTTTAAATTACTTTTATTTGCCACCTCAGGAAGGTGGAACAGCCCTGTTTCCCAAAATGATTCATCAAGGTTATGTTGTAGGATTTCTTACCGTCATTGGGCTTATTCTCGCCTTTGGCCGTATATGGGATGCTATAACCGACCCCCTTATCGCCGTGTTTTCCGATAAGAACAAATCGAACATCGGCCGCCGACGCTTTTTTATGGCTGTTTCGGTTTTGCCCTTTGCGCTTTTTTCAATTTTGGTCTTTGTGGCACCCTTCGGTACTGGGACTCAGGCTAACATTACAGCTAATGGCATCTGGTTGTTTGTTACGGTCACGCTTTTCTATTTCTTTATGACCATGTATGTAACTCCCTTCTTCGCCTGGATGAGTGAACTGGGTCATAACAGTAATGAACGGCTAGAACTTTCTACGATGATTTCTATTACCTGGGCATTGGGTGCCATGATTGGGGCCCAGGCTCCCGCACTGCAAGGTATGTTACAAGCCCAGGGGATGTCGCCGCTCCAGGCTTTTCAGACTGCCCAAGGAGTGTTCGCTCTGGTTTCTTTTATATTGATGATCCTACCTATCATCATTATTGATGAAAATCGCTATACCGAATCGGTGCCCTGCGATGACGGCTTCTTTACTTCCATTGGGAATGTTATTAAGGATCGGAATTTTTTTCGCTTTACCCTTTCGGACTTTGCCTATTGGATCAGCCTGTATTTTATCAACAATGGACTCATGTATTATATAACCGTCCTCCTTGGACTTCCCAAAGAAGCTTACTCAAGTCTCTTTCTAATCATGTTTTTCATCAGTTTTGCTTTCTATATCCCTGTTAACTTTATTGCAAGAATTGTAGGACGTAAACGACTTCTCATGATTGCCTTTGGACTTTTTGGTCTGCTCTTTATCTTCTGTGCCCTCTTTGGGTATCTGCCCGTACCACCAATGATTCAGGCTCTTATTGCAGCCCTCATAGCCGCCATACCACTTGCTATTTTTGGGATTCTACCAAACGCTATGATTTCTGATATGGCAGAAGCCTATGCAATAGAGACGGGAATGTATAAAGCGGGAGTGTTCTTTGGCTTCAGAACCTTTATGTCAAAAATGGGTCAATCTATTGGTGCAGCATTACTGCCATCTATTGTTAAAATTGGGGCTGATTATTTAGGATCAGACGAAGTAGTAGGTGTAACTGGAGTACGGCTTACAACCATCTTTGCCCTTGCATTCTGCGTCATCGGTTTTATATTGCTCTTACTTTACAATGAAAAACAAGTGCAAGAAACTTTGGCAAAGCATTCACAAAGTAAGTAAAAAATTTTAGTTCAAGATCATGTTGGAGGTGACCGATGCGGTGGTTTAAGCAGTTTAGATTGGCAGCGATGTCGAAAAGCATTCATTCTTTGTTTGACATACTTGCCTTATGCCTTTTTATTCAACCCAACCAGTTAGCCGCCGCAGATGTACCTCTTCTATCTAGCCTTAGGGCACAACAATGGTATTGGGCTGTTGATACCGTTCAGAGTCTAGTCGAAATCCATAAAAATCCTCTGCAGGAACGGCAGTTACAGTTTACCACCCTGGATGAGGCCGCCCTTTCTAACCTGGAACATCTCCTTCCTGGTAAAAAGGGCTATATCTGGATACGGGGGGATTTTCCTGCTATCAACTTTTATTCTCCGCAATCACTGGGGCTTTTCCTTGGCCGGGTAACCATGACCGACCAGACCTGGGTAAATGGTATCTTTGTTGGCAGCACTGGGCGGAATCCACCGAATTATTTTAGCTACTGGAACGTTTCCCGAGAATATACGATTCCCCCAGAAGCAATTGAGTTTCATAAACCAATAACGATTCTCATTCATATCTGGGTAGATGGAGAGGGATCCCTTGCCTCACGCCCCTTTATAGGATTACGGCAGGATACGGTTCTTGCCGCTCGCTGGGAAAACTTCTGGAATTCCACAGCGAACCTGATGTTTGCGTCGATTATGCTCATCATATCGATCTATCATTTTATTTTGTACTTTAGAAGAAAAAAGGATAAAGAAAATTTTTCATTTGCCCTGCTGAATCTGCTCAGTGTTTTTTATCTCTCAAATTTTTTTATCACCGAGCTTCCCGGCATGCCTCCGCTGTGGCTCAGTTATATCAACTTCCAGAAATTCATCAACCTGGTGCTCTTTTTCATGCTCTTTAAGCTCTGCGGCTTTGTTAGGGACTACCTGAGGGAAACGGATCCCCGCTGGGTATTTTGGGTAAGGATGTTATTATTGATTATCCCCGTCGGAATCATCCTGTTTAGTTCTAATTACAGTACCCTCCGTGAAATCCGCCTCGTAACCCAGCTCTTCCTGCTGCCGCCTTTAGCATATGTGGTGTATATACCGGTTGCTGGGCTTATCAAAAAAGACCCCGATGCGCTCCCCCTGCTCCTTGGCTTTTCACCGATGGTAGTGACCGCCCTGCTCGATATTTTCCTCCACGAAGTTATGAAACTCTATAACTTCCCCTACATCACCGGTTTTGGCTGGCAAATTGTACTCCTAAGTTTTCTTTTTCTCCTTGCAGGACGCTTTGCCCGTGCCCGTAACGAGGCAGAGGACCTGAATCTGCATCTGGAAAACAAGGTTAAGGAACGGACCGAAGAACTGTCTCAGGCCAATATGCAGCTACAACAGGTTAATTCTGCCTTGGAGGAAGCCAATTACCGGGCTCAGCGGGACCTTAAGATGGCGGAATTTGTCCAAAAAAGTTTTTATCCCGCCTTCCTGCCCACCCTCGAGGGTTGGGATGTGGCCTATGCCTTTGAACCGATGTCGGGAGTTTCAGGAGACCTCTACGACTTTTATATTGATGGAAATAGCCTGCTGGGTGTAGGTCTTTTTGATGTATCCGGCCATGGTATTGCTTCAGGACTTGTTGCGATGCTTGCGAAATCCATTGTGTACCGCCAGTTTAAGGATGGCCGGGACATACCTCTTGGTGAAGTCATGACTAAAATTGATGAAAAACTTATCTCAGAAAAGGGGAACATTGAAAACTACCTTACGGGCATATTGCTCCGTTTCACCGATGACCGGGTAGAATATGTTAATGCGGGTCACCCTGATCTGCTATATCGTTCAGGTCGTACTGGAGTGGTTAAAGCGGTGGAATCCCGACAGGGTGAAAGCCGGGGCCGCTTTATCGGCCTCGAAGGCCTCTCCGAAGGATACCGAAGCCTCCGCTTTCCCATCCACAGTGGTGATACTTTGCTTGTTTATTCAGATTGTCTTGTTGAAGCAAAAAATGCTGCCGGTGAAGATTTTGGGAATGACCGGATCAGGGCGGCTCTCTCTCAAGCTCCTGCAAAAGCCGGAGCCGCCGCAGTACGAGATTATATTCTTGAACAGTTTAGAGCCTTCCTTACCGGCGAGCCACCCCGAGACGACCTTACTTTGTTAGTGCTGATTAAGTCAGCTTAAACTAACATATGTTAACTTAAGACGAACAGTTTTAATTTCGAATGCTCGAAATGACAGGTGCACGCTATGTTCCTCGAAATCCAAAGGAATTGGGTTTCGTTCAAGCATATTAGTTTCTACTGCCAATTCGATAGAACCAAGGCAATCTAAATTAGCAAAACAAGCACCACCTGAAGCCTCATACAACCGTAAAATAATGTCGTTTCCATCTTCAGCCATTTTAACAGTCTCTATAATGACTTGAGGCGTATCTACTGAAAAAACTGATAGCCATTCTTTAATTTGCTTATTTTTCAAAGGGGGTGTACTCATTTTTTTTAGTCCAAAGACATTGCAGGGCTGATTAAGGTCGTATGCTGCATGAACAGTTGTTTCGACAGAGAAGGGCCCACAAAATGGAAGAATTGAATAGGTTACTTGATGTAATCCCATATCAGCTTCTCTGTCAGGGGCTTTAGGAGAACGTAGAAGAGTAAGCCGCATCACCGTACCATCGACATCATAACCATACTTACAATCGTTGAGTAAGGCTACTGATGCACCGTTTTCTTCCAGGCTAATCCACTTATGGGCACAAAATTCAAATTGGGCCCGATCTTGGGGGAGGTTATTATGGGTAGACCGGAATACATGACCGTATTGGACTTCACACCGGACTTGGGTAGTGTAGAGATTGACAGGGAATGCAACCTTTAAAAGCCTATGACTTTCATGCCAATCAATCAATGTCACAAAATCGATACGTCTATTATGGGCATAAAAATACACATCCTGGGTAAGCGTGGATTGTCTGCCAATACGATATTTATTTCGTATCTGGATGAATAGGAAACCTATAGATATTAGTTCTGAAGCAATAAGCCTATTCTCAATTTCCTGACTTTCCACCCAATCCGCATCGATATCCCATGCGTCCCATAGGATTGGTAGATCTTCCGCTCCCACAAATGAATTAAAAACTTTGCCGCTTTCCACAAATTCCCTCTTGGTTTGCCGGTCAACCAGATGGATAATCCCCTTTGTTTCATTGAACTCAACCTCGTAATATGGGGTTAATAGGTGTTTCCCTCGATATTGGAATGGGATGGTATTCATAACCTTTAAGGGGCATTCCTCAAGGACAAATACTATCGCTCCCATTGGTGGCATGGTGACCACAGCATGCAGTTCTATCTGGTCAAGAATATTGCGGCTTTCTTGAATTGGAACAAGACCTTTAGCTGTACGAA harbors:
- a CDS encoding tRNA 2-thiocytidine biosynthesis TtcA family protein; translation: MALTHIEKLIAKAVLDYRLLEAGDRILLGASGGKDSTTLAWALGRRKKWNAPAFEIEALRIASDVPGGGMPGAAAQRLAALYEEWGIPLYTMEVPIVERLKPGQRMSCYWCSTQRRTELLRYAMAHGFNKIALGHHLDDVLATLLMNMTKKGELATMPPRLKYDKYPVEIIRPLVLVSEETIRGFAREMGWLQITCSCGYGDDGERKEYQRRLDVLTAGSVDAKRLMLKSLSNIKEDYLA
- a CDS encoding DUF6937 domain-containing protein, which encodes MDKSSVIFGNPIAPGIVQKAERQKTAYIKKFGDDTQKEFRLVSRKVDSLEPMGIEQLMVQDTSITVEGDWKQSNLASDPNALVVGNIRMGFGHYRISIAIASAARALGKNPYWFDLHSFKDTTGGKIIAHLNSLYSLGSRLSQKYALFNSLYWEPLNSEGFRKLSYNAADQKITELMATPCKLLPKQVPYVATHVWPAQAAIHSGMERVVNVIPDNWPMALHLSEGAIHCVQSPSAWFGYKMLRGMAGKNIPRFMDPGSLVYTGHYIDHELVANLEQDTAERLKRLATLQPLRILLSVGGAGAQRELYARLIRALLPLEKRGKVAILINVGDHQSVLSGLLSDIPELQAATKYINHWSDTRTFAKQALQNSISGIHLFMHSDIFQAVYTTNILMRASDLLVTKPSELAFYPVPKLLVRRVGGHEAWGAIRSAELGDGTFECSDPREAEIMLKFLVEDYEGLHLMNSCILSANKTGLYSGAYRAVELAGQGGTK
- a CDS encoding MFS transporter, with product MSNRTSTAQVHTVESLPFGKKIVYALGQLGWSLASYGAANFLNYFYLPPQEGGTALFPKMIHQGYVVGFLTVIGLILAFGRIWDAITDPLIAVFSDKNKSNIGRRRFFMAVSVLPFALFSILVFVAPFGTGTQANITANGIWLFVTVTLFYFFMTMYVTPFFAWMSELGHNSNERLELSTMISITWALGAMIGAQAPALQGMLQAQGMSPLQAFQTAQGVFALVSFILMILPIIIIDENRYTESVPCDDGFFTSIGNVIKDRNFFRFTLSDFAYWISLYFINNGLMYYITVLLGLPKEAYSSLFLIMFFISFAFYIPVNFIARIVGRKRLLMIAFGLFGLLFIFCALFGYLPVPPMIQALIAALIAAIPLAIFGILPNAMISDMAEAYAIETGMYKAGVFFGFRTFMSKMGQSIGAALLPSIVKIGADYLGSDEVVGVTGVRLTTIFALAFCVIGFILLLLYNEKQVQETLAKHSQSK
- a CDS encoding TetR family transcriptional regulator; translation: MGYKDIHKERIRRYFLDAAKDIIVTEGVSAVTSKKVGERAAYSYASIYNYFENQNALICEAVEELAKECAQWVADNLNAVLAGQFPNFRFWLPYEPGHAYSPFPADLVIPFEKRITKHKSIEDRILALAFLMIEYNGRNPNRYEPFLSTEIDFRYFIKRDGHHFFHPAYALLLTELEKLERFTQEKRRLIADIMVYIFHSKMHFYIRYGAPESLEALHREVAQEVRFLLWP
- a CDS encoding PP2C family protein-serine/threonine phosphatase; this translates as MRWFKQFRLAAMSKSIHSLFDILALCLFIQPNQLAAADVPLLSSLRAQQWYWAVDTVQSLVEIHKNPLQERQLQFTTLDEAALSNLEHLLPGKKGYIWIRGDFPAINFYSPQSLGLFLGRVTMTDQTWVNGIFVGSTGRNPPNYFSYWNVSREYTIPPEAIEFHKPITILIHIWVDGEGSLASRPFIGLRQDTVLAARWENFWNSTANLMFASIMLIISIYHFILYFRRKKDKENFSFALLNLLSVFYLSNFFITELPGMPPLWLSYINFQKFINLVLFFMLFKLCGFVRDYLRETDPRWVFWVRMLLLIIPVGIILFSSNYSTLREIRLVTQLFLLPPLAYVVYIPVAGLIKKDPDALPLLLGFSPMVVTALLDIFLHEVMKLYNFPYITGFGWQIVLLSFLFLLAGRFARARNEAEDLNLHLENKVKERTEELSQANMQLQQVNSALEEANYRAQRDLKMAEFVQKSFYPAFLPTLEGWDVAYAFEPMSGVSGDLYDFYIDGNSLLGVGLFDVSGHGIASGLVAMLAKSIVYRQFKDGRDIPLGEVMTKIDEKLISEKGNIENYLTGILLRFTDDRVEYVNAGHPDLLYRSGRTGVVKAVESRQGESRGRFIGLEGLSEGYRSLRFPIHSGDTLLVYSDCLVEAKNAAGEDFGNDRIRAALSQAPAKAGAAAVRDYILEQFRAFLTGEPPRDDLTLLVLIKSA